gggagcattaaagacccccagggccattgctgagcaaggctccccagggactccttccagcagatccttgaggccactgggatgtgggctagggggggatggtgagggcaggacaagggcctgacagtgcccagcctggctggggctgtggcaggaggccccagggcctcaggacaaggtgtctcctcacagcccttggtagcacagaccctgctgtgccccagggcaccaagacttggcttctctttgtccccacctgtcatcactgcctccagttctctgctctgcctggggcctggggacactttctcattCGTGTCCCTCactgggacccattaaaagtccaagaaactttggagttggattctgccttggagttctggagaggtttcttcagctccctctcagggactgatgttcagggcctgagcacaaagccccagaggctcattgaagtccttgtgctgtgtctgtgctgctgagctgggctgggttccttgcacagaggcagctcctggtaagcaagaagagcttcaaaagcacatttctcttgatgagcagctcttctgccagcccagcagggctggagcactgcctgcagccagcctgggcacagcacagaggaacagagagcttcaatcagttagggctgggaaggtgctgagaagtgcctgggggaGAATCACTGctagcccttggcacaggagcctctggctgcaggacaatgcagctgcagctcctggagccatctcctaaagctggaacatcccaatgcctacagaccctgtgagtacattctctgactgtctcttgtgcagagcagccaggggtgcccagggctgtcctgcagagcagggtcctgcagcccagggtgctgtgctgggacagggactctgctgcctgccagggacagctctcagccagccctggcagctgctcccagcgctggTGAAAAGCTGTgaggggaaggagccaccctgagcagggcaggggctgctgctgagaggggctgggtggggcagggctgcccccagctgcagaccagcctgggcacagctccagaggGCACTTCCCAAGGACGGTAAACCTGGGATTGCTGTAAAGATCTGGAGCTTTCCTGAGAGTTTTTTCAATTTCCTACTTGGAGAAGGATGGAAAAGTTGGGATGAtgacaaaaagattttttcattttatacatttttcatatatttttagCACTATAAATTACTATTACATAATTATGAATCTTTAATCCTTATTTAGGTCTATTAAACTCTTGATGAACTCTATTACTATTATATACTTCTATAAGTATAGTCCTGTATTAACTCTATTATTTTCCCTAagctttttctttgattttagaaaaataagctGGTTGTCTAAATGCATTCCTGAAATACATATAATATACATCACCtttgcagggcccagcagggctctcctgagctgcccttgcccagctgcacacagagcctgccccagccagggccctgcacacaggcaggtttCTGTAGAGCCccggccagggcacacaggctgggatgagctctgtgagcactggcagggacaagaCTCCTCTCAGGAGGGgatgtccaggcccagggagatgctcagggaaggagagggggctgAAGAGAGCATTGCTGGGGGCAGGATGAGGGCACTGTTGGTGTGTGGGAGGTGCTGGGCACAGGTGGGGATGGGAACACTGTCCTGAGTGCCCAtctgtctctgccctgccctcttAGGCACAGCACCACAACATCTTCTCTTGGTTCTGCAGTGCCCTGATATTGTCACTgttatctgctgctctcagggaggctctggcatttgcagcagctgagtcaggctctgccctaggcattcctgccaggcaggggtgtgtccatgggaatgggatgtccaagcttccctggcacctgtggggctgtgagCAAAGCAGTCcatgggaaaggggaatgagctgagccctatccctgagatcccatcatgggcacagccagggatctcCGTGCTGTGCCCTTCCAAGCTCTGAGTTGCCCTCCTGGGTACaaatctgtgccagagcctctgggagttccctgaatgtcccacggggaagggcagagctgccagagctgaggaaatgctgttgGGTTTGCCAAGGGAGCCGTGAGTGTCCTTGGCACAAGGGGGTGCTGAGACCTTGCCCAGAGACCTTGAGAGAGGGTGAGACATTCAGGGAtcctctgctctgggcagggtctGGTATATCCCAGGGTGACCCAGGAGTGTGATTGTGCTCTGATTGCAGCCAAAGGTGCAAAGGCAGTTGGGAACCAGCCGATGCAGCTCTTCACCTTCCCTCAGGCACAGGGAATCCTTTGCCTCTCTCATCTCTCAGTGAGAAACTCTGAGTGCAACAAAAATGCTGGGGATTTCTGACCTCAGAGAGCCAGGAATGATGAGGGtaggaaaaaattccttaaacCAGCTCCTGCCATCCATGTCCTAAAAATCTAGGAGTGCAGATGCTACCAAGCCAGTCTTCCTTCTGAGTGATTCCCCTGACCAATCCTGAATATCCAGccttgtccctctgccccatggccacaaatccagggcagtggggcagggatggctcctTGAGAGCCCCCATGCAcaggcctggctgctcctggcacactcAGCCAGCACAACTGGAGCTCAGGCAGGGACCTGGGTGAAGcttttcccagagcagggacaaaGATGGATGAGTCCCAGTGGGACAGGCTACAGGGAATGGCCCAGGTTTGGCTCCAAGCAGCCTCTCCTGACTtgtcactgtcctttctccatgaacaggtccccatgtgcagctccagcaaatgtccaacagcagctccatcaggcacttcctcctgctgccattggcagacacgcggcagctgcagctcctgcatttctgcctcttgctgggcatctccctggctgccctcctgggcaacggcctcatcatcagcgccgtagcctgcggccaccacctgcacacgcccatgttcttcttcctgctcaacctggccctcagcgacctgggctccatctgcaccactgtccccaaagccatgcacaattccctctgggacacaacgaacatctcctacacaggatgtgctgctcagctctttttctttgtgttcttcatctcagcagagtatttcctcctgactgtcatgtgctatgaccgctacgtgtccatctgcaaacccctgcactacgggaccctcctgggcagcagagcttgtgcccacatgacagcagctgcctgggccagtggctttctcaatgctctgctgcacacagccaacacattttccctgcccctgtgccatggcaatgccctgtgtcagttcttctgtgaaatcccacagatcctcaagctctcctgttCACACTCAAAACTCAGGGAACTGGGGCTTCTTGCTGTTACTGTCTTTTTggtatttggttgttttgtgttcattattttctcctatgtgcagatcttcagggctgtgctgaggatcccctcagAGCAGGGgtggcacaaagccttttccacctgcctccctcacctggccgtggtctcttTGTTTGTCAGCACCGGTACATtttcctacctgaagcccccctccatctcctccccatccctcaatctggccctgtcagttctgtactcagtggtgcctccagccctgaaccccctcatctacagcctgaggaaccaggaactcaaggctgcagtgtggagactgatgactggatggttttaGGAACGTTAAACTTCTGgtcaatttctgcaaatcacttgtaataaaagtcatcttCAATCATTCTTATTAGCTTCAGTGTgaaagtttgttttgtttgctttagcTTTTTCCAATGGtccacaaagaaatgtcattgtttgtgccatttctcattttgcttcCCTCCACCTTCCCTGTAGCCACAAACtttgtcaatgaggggctgcgcTGTTGGTGTCTTTAAAGGATtcaaaggatctcccagcagagttttctgcagagatgcccttttgttgccttctctggagctgcagcagcaatgtctgtgtgcagagctcgggcagatcagggctggcccagcagctgtgcccagcagcagcagcagcacttggtgttgccagtgctgctgctgtggccctgccccactgccctggtggccctggtgttgcttcagggcctgagtgctctcggggccaggcacagccctgggggtggcagtgccggggctgcagcagggacaggccatgggcactgctggggcagtgctgacacctcaggccagggcctgggggctccaggctccttgcccaggctctctcaagaacacacccaggccaatgctcagcacagaaaagccccgtgagcagccccgggctggccgtgggcaggctgggggcaaacagcatggctggggctctgcaagggccctgggggagacaggaaggagcagcagagcaggggctgatccatccccagtgctctgcacagcccagggcagcgtcccagagcatcctgatggagctgccaacaacatcccccctctgcaggcctggcctctcccccagctcacacaggtgccccatccttgcaggcacagacacagcagcactgcctcagcagcccctgtttgcattgcacacagcaggcgGGAGCACCCCCAatctgttgctgtggggacatgaacctgagggagcacaaatgccatcagcccctggggccagcaagggctggagaTCTTGCACAACTACCAGGGCCCTCACCCGCTCCTCACAGgtcttgtgctccagacctctcaccagccttgttgcccttctctggacacgctccagcccctccatggcctccCTAAATTGGAggcccaaaactggacacagcagtccaggtgctgcccaagcattgctgagcacaggggaagaatccctaccctgctcctgctggccacaccattcctgatccaggccaggagccattggcctccttgcccagctgggcacactgctggctcatgcccagcctgctgtccatcagtccctgcaggtccctttctgcctggctgctctccagccactctgtccccagcctgtagtgctgcaggggttgttgtggccaaagtgcaggacctggcatttggacttgttaaacctcaccttgttgattttgggccctggatccagtcTTTCCAGGGCACTGTGCAGATCCCTCCTACCATCCAGCAGATTAAACTCGCACCCAACTTAGTGTCAGCATGgttccccagagtgtcccaatggtctcca
The sequence above is a segment of the Zonotrichia albicollis isolate bZonAlb1 chromosome 35, bZonAlb1.hap1, whole genome shotgun sequence genome. Coding sequences within it:
- the LOC141726433 gene encoding olfactory receptor 14J1-like codes for the protein MSNSSSIRHFLLLPLADTRQLQLLHFCLLLGISLAALLGNGLIISAVACGHHLHTPMFFFLLNLALSDLGSICTTVPKAMHNSLWDTTNISYTGCAAQLFFFVFFISAEYFLLTVMCYDRYVSICKPLHYGTLLGSRACAHMTAAAWASGFLNALLHTANTFSLPLCHGNALCQFFCEIPQILKLSCSHSKLRELGLLAVTVFLVFGCFVFIIFSYVQIFRAVLRIPSEQGWHKAFSTCLPHLAVVSLFVSTGTFSYLKPPSISSPSLNLALSVLYSVVPPALNPLIYSLRNQELKAAVWRLMTGWF